The Dreissena polymorpha isolate Duluth1 chromosome 8, UMN_Dpol_1.0, whole genome shotgun sequence genome includes the window tgctttggtttattgtaggaaattatgtacaaaaaatCTTCCGTTTCAATCTGCtcatgaggggggggggggcttatttggctttgctgcattttatgaaatttgtcttcaatgcataattgtttttgcctattttgtgttattgtaacatatttttagcaatatattacaatttaacacacatcAAAATCGTGCATAGCCACTTTAAATGAAAGCAAATACCGGTATAAATTCATTACTCAACACTGTACtgaattatttaaccctttgaatgctgggaaatttgttgtctgctaaaatgttgtctgctgaatttctaaaattagcattttcttcgatttttttcaaagaatattatcagaatagcaaacagtttggatcctgatgagacgcctcgttctgtggcgtctcatctggatccaaactgtttgcaaaggccttcaaaattcggttcccgcactgaaagggttaatgaaaacTATGACAGTTTGTGATATATTGACAAAACgataatatttgtgtatactGACTGCAGTATTTCTTTAAGCCAACACTGATATTCACAGTTTACAGCAAGTTTGTTGCCTTTTTGAAAAGTACCTGGGAccaaaaaaatctggaatttgtGTGCGTAAATTCAGTTGATTGGGATTTTTCGCGTGAATCTAGAAATAAGGacgaataaagaaataatttttacaATTCTAACGCTATAAATAATAATGGGTTTTTCTTTTTCTAAACCTCCTTTGCTTTTATTTAGGGAAAGGGCAACCGGCCATGTGAGGCAGACGTACTTACCGACCATGAAATAGATATAATGTGGCAGAAGGGTGTCCTAGGTCCCAACAGTCCAAAAGCTCTTGTCCACACCATGTGGCTAAACAACTGCTTGCATTTTGGTTTGCGTGGCACGAAGGAACAATACAGCCTTAGGTATAATCAATTTGATACCTGAAATAacagaatttaaattaaaaaataaataaatattacagttCACGTcagacagggtgacagtaaatttgtcaacttgaggaaatttCAACTTCCCCTTAACCTCGATTGACAGTATTTTAccaaaagttgacaaatttactgtcaccctgtcaaacatgtaatatttatttttttattatactgaaacagctattcaaacataaacaatttatatgaagtagaactatgaactattttaacataaaaaatcattaatttgGTCGTCTGTTAATAACTGAAATTTTAGCAAAACTGCATATTGCGCGAATTGGACAGTATTATTTTgtaccattccgcacgtgattgttAAGGTAGTGGGCGACAGTTTTTTgggaaataatattttcacgagtgccGCACAAGTGGCCACaataaagtgaaaatatatattttctatgatcacgagtgatttaaaacacattttctttttattttatgcttttttcacactTAATATTCATTGTTAACGAACGAGCTTAACttaagaattttgctgggataatgacatcattttgtcaaagatatgacatcatttcacagtaaacagtgaaaattatcaataaatttcactataaatttttattgtttgaaacagtgaaattattagttttaattcactgatatttctctataaaccaccggaaagcataaaataataagtaataaattactgtaatatttacaaattttttttttttccaaacagatGGGGGGATATTAAACTGAAAATATCTTCTGATGGGACCGAGTACTTGGAGCTCAATGAACGTCAAACCAAGACTAGAACTGGAGAAAACTTGAGCGATGTTAGAAGAGTCACCCCGAAAATGTTTGCCACCAATGAAAATGACCCCAGAAATCCAGTCGCTTTGTACAAAATTTATGCACAGAAACGCCCAGCCAATTTTTGCGATGTGAACGACCCATTCTATCTCGCTCCAAATACAATAATGAAGCAGGAGTCCGAGTCTGATCACAAAGAAAGCGTGCAATGGTTCATTCGTCAAAAAATTGGAATGAATAAATTGAGCAAAATGCTCAGGATGATGGCAACTGAAGCCGGGCTACCAGTTGAAAAACGCCTGACCAATCATTCAACTCGCAAGCACCTGGTCCAAAAGCTTAGAGAACACAACATTCCAGCCACTGAAATTATGTCTGTCACTGGACACAAGAATGTACAGTCAATTTTAAATTACTCAAATGTAAGTCATGAGCAACAGAAAAAATGTTCCAACATACTTGCCTCCCATGGTCAAAATGCAGATCCAATTCAAGGAAGGAAACACTCTGTCACCAGCACGGCCACATTTTCGTCAACGCAGCCCCCTAGCCAGCCGGAACAACATCAGACCGAAGCGGAAATTCTACCCGAAACACAAGTGCAAGTTCCCCACCCACAGCCACAATACAGCTTTCAGCAGTCACTGTCCAGCTCATTTAAATCCCAGTTCTTCGGGGCAACGTTCAACATCcagaattttcatgtacacaaTAACTAATCCAGTATTGCAATAACACCTTTGACACACCGTAAATCCGACAAAAAGCATCGATTTGCTCTACACGCCAAGTCGACTCACGTGCTCGGCCTACTGTGTAGAAAAACAAATTCTAAATGAACCTGACTCTTAACATCGCTATAAATATAATttggttattgttattgttttggttGAGTTTTGGTAACATTTGTAAGTGGCTGTTGTCTTGTAAATAAatgaattgttattgttttgcttgaAATATTCTGGTACTATTTTCTTACGCGGACCTCTTTACAGCTAAGGTCGAaaaacactgtttgcttaaaataacttcgggattttccgtgtagttttATTTTCTTATTCTATTTAAAAGGAATAATTAACGAATTTGAAagatgatgggataaatcgaatactaggtcggtgccgaataaagcgaagtttattttgctcggcccgaaaatctgaaccactcgccaaggctcgtggttcagattttctaagcctcgcaaaataaacttcgctttattcggcaccgacctagtattctatatttatttcatattgattttgaacttgtattaaaaccgtctggcagtgaatccggttgctattcatatataattttgaaaatatttttattaagtgcaaatgacacatccatatcatgatgggttttttgtttattaaaaatgtttagatctttgttttattgtgttatttttaaaaagacaccgattttttaaatttagatataaattaaattttgattgtaaccataatataatacaggcctaatttcgtggttacattaacagatctaatatgcattttatttcatttacgtttaatgggaacctgctacatttcactatcaattggtattacggtgctgttcacgaacattcgaatttaatacatttagcatattatgcatttgtttatttatagcaagatggcccttatatgttaataattgtttaagagggtaactcatttaacagtattccaagacttctttgaaaagctatagtttgtataagatatatatcctatggtgttaaatcttgttttttgttactacatgaaaatataaaacacataataaaatatacattctggattttgttggtttaattattcaacaataaatctcaaaactatacatacaatgtttgtgtgtaacaaagcttgttatatacatatatatttgtgccctttttatggatgtcgcgcgctaaagtgcccttttttgaaattttgcaccacgccccttttccttcctgtataaaacactacatGCCTCAACAACATCAGGAACAAGAAGTCAAACATGCAATATTAATTCACATGCTTGTAGCTAATAGCACATGAGCATTAGCAAGTGAAGGAGAGAAACAATAACTAATGACCATAAAATTCTATATTGATACTtatcaaaattggatccattctgaacaacttcaagagtctagccagctctattgatacttaaaaattggatccattctggaaattgtaagagtctagccagctctattgatactaaccaaaattggatccattctggagaaTTTCAAGTGTGTAGCCAGCTCTATTGTTATTGACCAAAACtcgatccattctggacatttgcAAGAGTGTATCCAGTCCTGTTGAAATTGACCGAGTTttgatccattctggacattttcaagagtgaAGCCAGCTCTATTGTTACTTGctaaaattggatcaattgtGGACACTTTCAAGACTCTAgctagctctattgatacttaccaaaatttgatccattcgggacaatttcaagagtcaagCCAGCTGTATTGGTActcaccaaaattggatccattcttgaCAATTTCAAGACTCTTACTAGCTctcttgatacttaccaaaatttgatctattctatacaaattcaagagtctagccagctctattgatacttaccaaaattggatccattctggacaatttcaagagtctagcaagctttattgatacttaccgaaaatGGATCCaatctagacaatttcaagagtcaagccagctctcttgatacttaccaaaattggatccattctggacaatttcaagagtctagccagctctattgataattaccaaaattggatccattcttaacaatttcaagagtttagccagctctattgatacttaccaaaattggatccattttggacaatttcaagagtctagccagctctattgatactttccaaaattggatccattctggacaatttcaagagtctagccagctctattgaaaCTGACCGAAACTGGATCCATTCTGGAAATTTGCAAGAGTGTATCAAGTCCTATGAAATtgaccgaatttggatccattctggacattttcaagagtgtaCCCAGCACTATTGTTACTTGCCAAAATTGGATTCATTCTATgaaatttcaagagtctagcctgCACTATTGATACTTAACAAAATTGGATCCAATTTTGACATTTTCAAGCGATTAGTCAGCCTTGTTGATACCGACCGAATTTGGATTCATTCTGtacattgtcaaaatgtttttgatTGATCATATAATTTCCCAGAGATGAAAATAAGCCACAcctttttgctttttattaaaggggccttttcaagtttttgtaaattgtcaaaattgtttcagatttttatGTTGCCCACCACTATGgtggtttataaaattataaatcgttgcaatgcaaaacgattgaataatatggaaagttctgttgttgttgttatattttgtggaactacgagaattgcttatataaagtataaaataccttccACATTGTATGACCACAAATGACCGAGTGGTCAAAgcagtagacttttactccagtactccagTTGTCAGTGGTTCTATCCCTGTTGAGGGTTCAACCAAGATTTGATTTTCAATTTGTGTCTAGTTATACACTGGGGACCATGGCGTTTTCCTTATATGCatgttataaaaattattattatcctATGACCTAAACAACAAAGATAAGGAGCCTGCAATTGAGGTTGCATCTGAATATTGTATGGTATTTGTTTGAACGACACAGGCCCTCTGGgacctatttaaaaaaacattattgatccattttttatctttaacaacttATATAATTTTTCTCAGTACATACTCCGGTTTAACTTGAAACATACAAACTAGTGAAAATAATAAGTACTGCCATAATTACCATggcaatgtgttgttgttttttggttaaagGCCAATGTGCAGACTTACTACTAAATGATGAAACAATGATGTaatgttactgttttaaatttgAGAAAGTATGTGTATTGATATTcttagcatttttatttatttttcatgtaaaatatacacttttgaaTAATGGTGTTGTATAACTGTTAAGTTAAGTACACTGGTATTTCAGTTTGGTTATGTAGCGGGGTTTGTGTATTGACACAAGGGGTTATAGTTGCCAACTTTTATTaagcccccctttgaagaagagggggtatattgttttgcacatgtcggtccgtcggttcgtccaccagatggtttccggatgagaatgcttaggcctaggatcatgttacttcataggaacattgatcatgactggcagatgacccatattgattttcaggtcactaggtcaaaggtcatgggcacagtgactcgaaatagtaaaatggtttccggatgataactcaagaatgcttacgcctaggatcatgaaacttcatatgtacattgatcatgactggcaaatgaccctttcgattttcaggccactaggtcaaaggtcaaggtcacagtgactcgaaacagtaaaatggtttcaggatgataactcaagaatgcttacgcctagttttatttatataattgattatggtatgaaatataataacataaagtattataagtattatcataaattataaatcagataattgataaatacaatatcattcaaataatacaatgattacaattttaacaagtatacaagtaaatacacttaaaataataaaatgactcACCAGTTACCATATGAAGAAAGAAACTAAAGATAGTAGGtttaagcaaatgaaaaatgCTTGTACCTCTTGCAAGGTTTAGTAACGAAATGAATCAAATGTTTCAGATATATAAAACCATAAATATGTATCTGAAATCAGCTCACCTAAAAGCATTCTCCATTATTAATATATGGTACCTCACTCATTTATCACACTGAATCTCTCTTGATTGGATaagtagttataattatttataaaactggtgttttgttttgttttcattgtgttgccTTTTTGCTTTTTGC containing:
- the LOC127843098 gene encoding uncharacterized protein KIAA1958-like, whose protein sequence is MHQLDVDFLDEHIATFILSLQREDGTEFEPTSIRAIISSLDRKLKRHKYPFSIMNEKGPQFSLTRETYNAKKKSLKKQGKGNRPCEADVLTDHEIDIMWQKGVLGPNSPKALVHTMWLNNCLHFGLRGTKEQYSLRWGDIKLKISSDGTEYLELNERQTKTRTGENLSDVRRVTPKMFATNENDPRNPVALYKIYAQKRPANFCDVNDPFYLAPNTIMKQESESDHKESVQWFIRQKIGMNKLSKMLRMMATEAGLPVEKRLTNHSTRKHLVQKLREHNIPATEIMSVTGHKNVQSILNYSNVSHEQQKKCSNILASHGQNADPIQGRKHSVTSTATFSSTQPPSQPEQHQTEAEILPETQVQVPHPQPQYSFQQSLSSSFKSQFFGATFNIQNFHVHNN